In Vicugna pacos chromosome 6, VicPac4, whole genome shotgun sequence, the DNA window TACTGAAAGTAGGGAGGGACATATAAGTTTCTTACTGTAAACAAAAAGAGCCAAAGTAACAGGCTTGGAGAAATGAAGTTAAAAGGATTAGATGTAGCTCCTGAATAGAAGTGAAAGACCAGCGTGGTTTCACTGAAATGGCTTCACGGCAGCCTCTCCCTGCAGATGACTTCGGTATCTACTATGTCCTGTGAGCCTCTGTCTACTGCACTTTGTAGATAAGCTTTGTTGGGGTGGCCAAGGGAAGCCATGCTCAAAGGAGTCAGGAGGTGCATGCTGCATTTCAAATGGTTCCCCCAGGTTTGACCCATTGGAAGTCCCccaaaaggaaaggaagatgtTATTTAATATCTAGTCAATAAGTATTCCCAAAGATTGACAGTCCGTTTTATTTATCAGTAAATAAAAGGGAAATTGTCCACCCTAAGCAACAGAGAGCACTTTTCAAACTGGCAGCATTGTAAGTAGAGTTACTGAGGTGAGGTCGCTGTCTCCCGGAGGCCCAATTTTAGATACTGTATGTGGATAGAAAAACCAAAAGGACGATGGTGCAATGGCCAAATTACAGAAGGAAGctctgtggggagaggagggctcTCCCCTCTGTGCACGTCTGGTGGATTCACATGGAGGCTCTGATTCTGTAGCTACTATTAAGGCTATCCTAGACCcatcattcctttaaaaaaacttttcttaGGTTACCGTTTATTAACTGTAATCTGTGCCAAATGCCTTGCATCATCTAATCTAATCATCACAACAACCCTACAAAGCAGGCTGTAAGAAACGGACATACGAGTCTCAGATCGTATAAATAGTAAGTCACAGAGTCAGAATTTAAACTGaggtctatttttttttacaaagtgtATGCGTTTTCCCTCtgcatatgtgtgtgtctttatatGTACATAAAGGTGCTcttaatatgtgtgtatataatgcTGGCAGGTATATATATgcctatatatgtatgtgtatgcgcacacatacacacttctaacatatgatatataaatccaaataacttttttttttaatggaggtactggggattgaacccaggacctcatgcatactaagcatgtactcAACCGCTAACTCTATCCCTTtccctatttttgtctttttttttttttttgactgataGTACCAAGGGGAGCACTTAATAGCATGCACTTACACattacctagcacagtgcttggcacatggtaacTGCCCAGCAAATTACCTCTTCAAATAAGTTCTagaataatcttgtttatatctACAAAAATATCTTGCTATAAATCCAAATAACTCTTGACAGACAGATGAGACATAGGTAGGTAGGTAAATATCCCTTCCACCTACGTGACGCTGCACATCCCTTAGTACATTACTGTGGGCAAAAGACTAAACCATTTACACATGATatcccatctgtaaaacaggatttaaaaataattgtaccTACCCCATAGAATTGTTGAAAGAATTGGAAAGTTTATATTAAGTACTTAATGCAGTGCCAGGTCAATACATGATAACTATTgttgttaactactatatattgttattattattactaataacGATGGTTAAATTGCTTCCCcagcaaaaaaaaaggaaatactttgGTATTTAGAAGAGAAGCCCACGTTTTTAGCAAAGCAGTTCTAGGACTCTGAAAGGTCAATATTTTCTGTCCTCTTGCTTTGGTTTTTAAGAAGAACCTTTTTATCTCTGCTTATTTGGCCACAGGCATTGTTCAAAGAGTTCTGGACAAAGTAACGCAATTGTGGACCCCAAGTCCGAATACTCCCGTCCTTGATGGGGAATGTATTTGGTAAGCCTTAGGAAGCCTTAGGAAGAACTCTCCTTTGTGTCATGAAGTCAAGAGGGCATGACTTCATTTGTACATGTTTTGTTCCCTCAAagtgctttcctttcttttcacacGGCACCAACACAGCGCAGAGTGCACAGATCACTATGACCCCTTCCCAGCTAACGAGGCTGATGAGAACCAGCCCCATTTCCAGGGCGTGACTGGCCTGCGGAACTTGGGCAACACATGCTACATGAACGCCATCTTACAGTGTCTCTGCAGCATCTCACCGCTGGTGGAATACTTTCTCTCTGGAAAGTACATTACCGCTCTTCAAAAGTAAGACCATTTTCTTTCCCTATGGCTCAACTCCCACCCTCTGCTCCCCAAGGTGGGGTTAGGGAAGGGACCCTCTGGAGTCCCTATTAAGGGCTAAACTTGTTAGTGGAGGCTGCAGTGCCCCAGATCCCATTTCTCAGGTGGGTAAAATGGGAAGGGTGAGCAAGAAATGAATGAAGCTTCATTCGGGGTCTGATGCCACATGTGGGAGTTTGTAGGTGCCCTCTTTTCATTAAATCAGCCGGAAACATTCCCCTTCCTTCTTCCAAGGGATTGCAGTAAGGTTGCTACTGCTTTTGCCTATGTGATGACAGACATGTGGCTTGGAGACTCAGACTGTGTCTCACCAGAAATACTTCGGTCAGCTCTTGGCAGTCTCTACCCAGCACTTACGAAAAAGACTCAGCAAGATGCTCAGGAATTCTTGATTTACGTCCTGAATGAACTTCATGAAGCTCTTAAAAAGGTAAGTAGAATTAGTGGCCTTGAAATAGGATAGACCTTCAGCTCCATCAGCAACTTTCGtttttcattccttcatttgttCAGTCAATGTTGCCTACTCTTTGCTGAGCACAGGTGCTGGGGTCACTCCAGGGAACATTCAAATTAGTATTTGAATGGGTCTGTATTTACCCAGTTCAGCTGGTCGTCAGAATCACACACACAGATTCTAAAGCCCTTGCTCCATACTGAATTAGAATGTCTGGGTTGTCTTCTGGGAAAACTCACTTGGGGTTTCCAGTTGGTGTGGGAACCACTGATCTAGTTGCCTTTGCAGTAACATCTGCATGgactatttttttaagtgaaaattatattttttaataaaaaatatattcctCACGAGGTGTAACATATCAAACTTTTACAACTTCAAATAGATGTTCTTGGTAGCTACAAACCCGAGGAAATACCAAGCTTGGTATTAGGTGAAAGGACAGATCGTTATACTGAAGAGTTTCATCTTCATACTAAATGTGCCTCAGTTCTTCACTGGATTTAGACACACATTTAATAAAACGTGAAGTTGCCAGTGACTAAGGGGGTTGCCCTTATTAACAAGACTCACTGCCTTCAGCCTCTGAGATCCACACTCTCCAAATACATGGCCTGGACTCTCTGCAGTGTCCTTTGTGCTGCTGGTAGCTTACCTCATAGCTAACATCCCGAAGACACTTACTATGAAAGATCACAATCACCGTAATCATTCTTACCTGCAAGCCTCAGCTCCATTTTGCACTTTCACTATTAATAAGGTATTTATGGCAGCACTGTTTTTagccagaggggagggtggtggtCAGTAAAATCACTTAGGTCCTCATCTGCAGTCAGTCTGAAATAAATAGCATTCTAGTTCCCAAGGCCAGACTTGGAGTGAGGGGGGCCTTAAACCACTGTCGGGTGGAAGGCCTGGGCAGCGGAGCATGACTAAAGCAGCAACCGAAGTGGAGCTATGCGCGCAGCTCCAGAGCAGAGCTGCTGCGGGGCTGCTGTGCCTTCAGCGTGTATGCTCTGCTGAGGCTGTAGGATCCCTGCACAGTCAGGGTGTGCTCCCCAGCACGCTGTTCCTGAGCGTCACTGAATTCACATCAGGCTGCAACGCTCATGAAGTCAGGCTGCCTTAGGAGTTTATGgtttactcttaaaaaaaaaatgttttctaacaaTAAAAGAAgtgaggggagagtatagctcaagcggtagagcgcatgcttagcatgcacgaggtcctgggctcgaTCACCAGTCCctcatctaaaaaaataataaacctattTACCCCCGCCCCCTCAAAGAGGCAAGGGAACATAACCTAGGGGACTAGAAGAGAGATCCAGTTCCTTTATTTTACATCTAGATTGGATTGTATGACTGAAAGCTAGTTTGACGGCTTACTTACCCTCTTCCCAGGAAAAACTGCCACCAGGACCCTATATCACATTATCATAGGCTGTCAGCCTATGGGGTCGTGGACATGTGTTTTACCAGGGTTAGGGTGTCATCATTCGTCAGCTTCACTTAAGGAAGGAGATAGCTGAATTGTCAGAAAGCATACATAGTATATACTCTTAAGAAggtctgattctgtttattttctgaaaCCAAAATCAAgtcattctatttaaaaaaaaatttgataaccAATAGTTGATTTGGGGTGAACTTGTTCCTTGATTCAGTACCACCGAAGAAGATTGTATGAGAAAAAATCTCTTCCAAGATGCTGCAGGAAGATGATTGCCAGTGAGTCCTCCATCATCACCCGGCTGTTTGAAGGGCAGCTGAATTACAGCATCGTATGTTTAAAGTGTGAGAACTGCACCTACAAGAATGAGGTCTTCACCGTCCTCTCCCTCCCCATTCCATCCAGATACGAATGCTCTCTGCAGGTAGGGGTTCTTGCTCCTGGAGACTCCTTTTGCCTTTCTCTACCCCAGCCTGCATTTTCTCAGGGCTGTTCCCTACATTTTCTAGTACAAAGGAGGCTGCTTCATAACCTTAGAAAAATTGGAAGCCCATGATGACAACATTTGGTAGAATAGTGACATACAGCCACAAGTTACTGTGAATTCACTTGTATTTGTAAATGTGCTCAATAAAACAGTCTCACTGTAAAACTGAAAAGGTAGGTGGGGTTTATTCAGTCTACTGAAATGGCTTGGTGCATGTAGGGAATTTATACTTACAAAAATCTTACGGCGCTTCCTCACCCCAGAGGTCTGTAAGTCCAGATTGGCAACTAGATAGAAATGATTCTGACTCTTAGTCTTGAGCTCTTTTATTTTGGCCAAAAGCTGAAGGACATTTGGGGAAGATAGAATGGAATAGTGCCTTAGTTTACCTCTTGAATTTTCTTCACCGT includes these proteins:
- the USP50 gene encoding ubiquitin carboxyl-terminal hydrolase 50 isoform X3; this encodes MASRQPLPADDFGIYYVLAECTDHYDPFPANEADENQPHFQGVTGLRNLGNTCYMNAILQCLCSISPLVEYFLSGKYITALQKDCSKVATAFAYVMTDMWLGDSDCVSPEILRSALGSLYPALTKKTQQDAQEFLIYVLNELHEALKKYHRRRLYEKKSLPRCCRKMIASESSIITRLFEGQLNYSIVCLKCENCTYKNEVFTVLSLPIPSRYECSLQDCLQCFFQQDTLTWNNQILCSLCETKQETAVRASISKAPKIIVFHLKRFDVLGTMKRKLRTDIHYPLTNLDLTPYICPIFRKHPKYNLCAVVNHFGDLDGGHYTAFCKNSVTQAWYSFDDTRVSEIPDTSVQTATAYLLFYSCQPFSIPIQKCKS
- the USP50 gene encoding ubiquitin carboxyl-terminal hydrolase 50 isoform X1, whose translation is MASRQPLPADDFGIVQRVLDKVTQLWTPSPNTPVLDGECICAECTDHYDPFPANEADENQPHFQGVTGLRNLGNTCYMNAILQCLCSISPLVEYFLSGKYITALQKDCSKVATAFAYVMTDMWLGDSDCVSPEILRSALGSLYPALTKKTQQDAQEFLIYVLNELHEALKKYHRRRLYEKKSLPRCCRKMIASESSIITRLFEGQLNYSIVCLKCENCTYKNEVFTVLSLPIPSRYECSLQDCLQCFFQQDTLTWNNQILCSLCETKQETAVRASISKAPKIIVFHLKRFDVLGTMKRKLRTDIHYPLTNLDLTPYICPIFRKHPKYNLCAVVNHFGDLDGGHYTAFCKNSVTQAWYSFDDTRVSEIPDTSVQTATAYLLFYSCQPFSIPIQKCKS
- the USP50 gene encoding ubiquitin carboxyl-terminal hydrolase 50 isoform X2, encoding MTSVSTMSCIVQRVLDKVTQLWTPSPNTPVLDGECICAECTDHYDPFPANEADENQPHFQGVTGLRNLGNTCYMNAILQCLCSISPLVEYFLSGKYITALQKDCSKVATAFAYVMTDMWLGDSDCVSPEILRSALGSLYPALTKKTQQDAQEFLIYVLNELHEALKKYHRRRLYEKKSLPRCCRKMIASESSIITRLFEGQLNYSIVCLKCENCTYKNEVFTVLSLPIPSRYECSLQDCLQCFFQQDTLTWNNQILCSLCETKQETAVRASISKAPKIIVFHLKRFDVLGTMKRKLRTDIHYPLTNLDLTPYICPIFRKHPKYNLCAVVNHFGDLDGGHYTAFCKNSVTQAWYSFDDTRVSEIPDTSVQTATAYLLFYSCQPFSIPIQKCKS
- the USP50 gene encoding ubiquitin carboxyl-terminal hydrolase 50 isoform X4: MGNVFVLSFLFTRHQHSAECTDHYDPFPANEADENQPHFQGVTGLRNLGNTCYMNAILQCLCSISPLVEYFLSGKYITALQKDCSKVATAFAYVMTDMWLGDSDCVSPEILRSALGSLYPALTKKTQQDAQEFLIYVLNELHEALKKYHRRRLYEKKSLPRCCRKMIASESSIITRLFEGQLNYSIVCLKCENCTYKNEVFTVLSLPIPSRYECSLQDCLQCFFQQDTLTWNNQILCSLCETKQETAVRASISKAPKIIVFHLKRFDVLGTMKRKLRTDIHYPLTNLDLTPYICPIFRKHPKYNLCAVVNHFGDLDGGHYTAFCKNSVTQAWYSFDDTRVSEIPDTSVQTATAYLLFYSCQPFSIPIQKCKS